The following proteins come from a genomic window of Lycium ferocissimum isolate CSIRO_LF1 chromosome 4, AGI_CSIRO_Lferr_CH_V1, whole genome shotgun sequence:
- the LOC132053417 gene encoding F-box protein At5g18160-like: MTKHMHTQVTKKMNKITIKKEIPSDILKEKKMIKITIKREIPSDISKRKKMKKITRCSSVNAKEIHADIAFEVLTRLPIKALDRFKCVSTSWSSMIRQPEFMKAHRPCGGILIHLLPDYSRLKGLYYASLNGKNEVFVHRVRLPYFGYKDITPVINGLACLHTGHQVSLFNISTLELMELPSSSLRGEGLSVWYALGFDTVDNLYKLLKVSSTVANRLVYEILTLETSSISAWRWREIAQEGLPWFSTVTDQSYFVNGIIYCKFRTPNFHDNGKEYLLAFDVHQEHFTIFNLPRVPSHILSIFEQSFSVFGQFEGCLAVARFKKTQFETVLELWALEDHQNSIWSKHNIDLPDELLRCFYKVKPIGNLSSGELLLCGSSDSHQKNPFYVYDPVNKKFTKLMVELPNSLCSMGLCSNHITCLMEKITPLNDLVGLRKNV; encoded by the coding sequence ATGACAAAGCACATGCATACGCAAGTCACAAAGAAGATGAATAAAATTACTATCAAGAAAGAAATCCCTTCTGACATcttgaaagagaagaagatgATTAAAATTACTATCAAGAGAGAAATCCCTTCTGACATCTCgaaaaggaagaagatgaagaagattaCCAGGTGCAGTTCAGTAAACGCTAAAGAAATTCATGCTGATATTGCGTTCGAAGTGCTAACTCGGCTACCCATCAAGGCCTTGGACAGATTTAAGTGTGTATCGACATCTTGGTCTTCAATGATCCGTCAACCTGAATTCATGAAAGCTCATAGGCCTTGCGGTGGTATACTCATCCATCTTTTGCCCGACTATTCTCGCTTGAAGGGCCTCTATTACGCGTCCCTAAATGGGAAGAATGAAGTGTTCGTTCATCGAGTGCGTTTGCCTTATTTTGGTTATAAGGATATTACTCCCGTTATAAATGGCCTTGCTTGCCTTCACACGGGTCATCAAGTTTCACTTTTTAATATATCTACTCTTGAACTTATGGAGCTTCCCTCCTCAAGTTTACGCGGTGAAGGGCTTAGTGTTTGGTATGCTCTCGGTTTTGATACTGTGGATAATCTGTACAAATTGCTTAAAGTGAGTAGTACAGTTGCCAATCGACTAGTCTACGAGATCCTCACTCTTGAGACAAGTTCAATATCGGCATGGAGATGGAGAGAGATCGCTCAGGAAGGTTTGCCTTGGTTTTCCACTGTTACTGATCAAAGTTACTTTGTGAATGGTATAATCTATTGCAAGTTTAGAACTCCGAACTTCCACGATAATGGGAAAGAATATCTTCTCGCCTTTGATGTCCACCAAGAGCATTTCACAATTTTCAACCTGCCACGCGTGCCCTCACATATACTCTCAATATTTGAGCAAAGTTTCAGTGTATTTGGTCAATTTGAAGGGTGCCTAGCCGTAGCACGTTTTAAGAAGACACAGTTTGAGACGGTTTTGGAACTTTGGGCGTTAGAAGATCATCAAAACTCCATATGGAGCAAGCACAATATAGACTTGCCTGATGAGCTCCTTAGATGCTTTTATAAGGTCAAGCCTATTGGGAATCTTTCTTCCGGTGAGTTATTGCTTTGCGGTTCAAGTGACTCGCACCAAAAGAACCCGttttatgtttatgatcccGTCAACAAGAAATTTACAAAATTGATGGTTGAGCTTCCCAACTCACTATGCTCGATGGGACTATGTAGTAATCACATAACTTGTCTTATGGAGAAGATAACCCCACTGAATGATTTAGTCGGGTTGAGAAAGAATGTTTAA
- the LOC132054149 gene encoding F-box protein At4g19940-like has protein sequence MNKITIKKKIPSDILKEKKMVKITIKREIPSDISKRKKMKKITRCSSVNAKEIHADIAFEVLTRLPIKALDRFKCVSTSWSSMIRQHEFMKAHRPCGGILIHLLPDYSRLKGLYYASLNGKNEVFAHRVRLPYFGYKDITPVINGLACLYTGHQVSLFNISTLELMELPTSSLRGEGLSVWYALGFDTVDNLYKLLKVSSTVANRLVYKILTLETSSRSAWRWREIAQEGLPWFSTVADQSYFVNGTIYCKFRTPNFHENGEQYLLAFDVHQEHFTIFNLPRVPSHIFSIFKRSFILFGQFEGRLAVARVKKTQFETVLELWALEDDQNSIWSKHNIDLPDELLRYFHKVKPIGNLSSGELLLCGSSDYRQTNPFYVYDPVNKKFTELMIEHPNSLDSIGLCSTHITCLMEKITPLNDLVGLRKNV, from the coding sequence ATGAATAAAATTACtatcaagaaaaaaatcccTTCTGACATcttgaaagagaagaagatgGTTAAAATTACTATCAAGAGAGAAATCCCTTCTGACATCTCgaaaaggaagaagatgaagaagattaCCAGGTGCAGTTCAGTAAACGCTAAAGAAATTCATGCTGATATTGCGTTCGAAGTGCTAACTCGGCTACCCATCAAGGCCTTGGACAGATTTAAGTGTGTATCGACATCTTGGTCTTCGATGATCCGTCAACATGAATTCATGAAAGCTCATAGGCCTTGCGGTGGTATACTCATCCATCTTTTGCCCGACTATTCTCGCTTGAAGGGCCTCTATTACGCGTCCCTAAATGGGAAGAATGAAGTGTTCGCTCATCGAGTGCGTTTGCCTTATTTTGGTTATAAGGATATTACTCCCGTTATAAATGGCCTTGCTTGCCTATACACGGGTCATCAAGTTTCACTTTTTAATATATCTACTCTTGAACTTATGGAGCTTCCCACCTCAAGTTTACGCGGTGAAGGGCTTAGTGTTTGGTATGCTCTCGGTTTTGATACTGTGGATAATCTGTACAAATTGCTTAAAGTGAGTAGTACAGTTGCCAATCGACTGGTCTACAAGATCCTCACTCTTGAGACAAGTTCACGATCGGCATGGAGATGGAGAGAGATCGCTCAGGAAGGTTTGCCTTGGTTTTCCACTGTTGCTGATCAAAGTTACTTTGTGAATGGTACAATCTATTGCAAGTTTAGAACTCCGAACTTCCACGAGAATGGGGAACAATATCTTCTCGCCTTTGATGTCCACCAAGAGCATTTCACAATTTTCAACCTACCACGCGTGCCCTCACATATATTCTCAATATTTAAGCGCAGTTTCATACTATTTGGTCAATTTGAAGGGCGCCTAGCCGTAGCACGTGTTAAGAAGACACAGTTTGAGACGGTTTTGGAACTTTGGGCGTTAGAAGATGATCAAAACTCTATATGGAGCAAGCACAATATAGACTTGCCTGATGAACTCCTTAGATACTTTCATAAGGTCAAGCCTATTGGGAATCTTTCTTCCGGTGAGTTATTGCTTTGCGGTTCAAGTGACTATCGCCAAACGAACCCGttttatgtttatgatcccGTCAACAAGAAATTTACAGAATTGATGATTGAGCATCCCAACTCACTAGACTCGATAGGTCTATGTAGTACTCACATAACTTGTCTTATGGAGAAGATAACCCCACTGAATGATTTGGTCGGGTTAAGAAAGAATGTTTAA